One genomic segment of Pseudorasbora parva isolate DD20220531a chromosome 6, ASM2467924v1, whole genome shotgun sequence includes these proteins:
- the LOC137078460 gene encoding ALK and LTK ligand 2a-like: MRALRAPVMVMGLVMLIYTSAQGDASANKVEKTFRRIMDIMRQVENRSDDASAQKTERALETKEVHNLKTETGETILEIFPRDLRKKEKVIKHLTGPLYFSPKCRKHVYRLYHNTRDCTIPAYFKRCARLLTRLASSPRCQEG; the protein is encoded by the exons ATGCGCGCGCTGCGGGCTCCGGTGATGGTAATGGGGCTCGTAATGTTAATCTATACCTCAGCACAAGGCGATGCCAGCGCGAACAAGGTCGAAAAAACGTTCAGACGGATAATGGACATCATGAGACAGGTGGAAAACAGATCTGACGACGCGAGCGCGCAAAAGACGGAGAGAGCACTCGAGACAAAGGAAGTTCATAATCTCAAAACAGAAACTGGGGAAACAATTTTAG AAATCTTTCCCAGAGACCTCAGAAAGAAAGAGAAGGTTATAAAACACTTAACAG GTCCTCTTTATTTCAGTCCAAAATGCAGGAAGCATGTCTACAGGCTTTACCATAACACCAGAGACTGCACCATCCCTGCAT ACTTCAAAAGGTGCGCGCGACTCCTGACACGACTGGCGTCAAGTCCCAGATGTCAAGAGGGTTAA
- the acp1 gene encoding low molecular weight phosphotyrosine protein phosphatase isoform X1 yields the protein MAAPGGRSVLFVCLGNICRSPIAEAVFRKMATDTGVVDKWVIDSGATSDWNIGSTPDARGLACLRKHGIETDHRARQVTKDDFMTFDHILCMDESNLRDLNKKASSIKNSKAKIELLGSYDPEKQLIIQDPYYGSDKDFETVYEQCVRCCKAFLEQHS from the exons ATGGCGGCTCCCGGTGGAAGGTCGGTGTTATTCGTGTGCTTGG GGAATATTTGCAGATCCCCAATCGCTGAGGCTGTTTTCAGGAAGATGGCCACAGACACTGGGGTGGTGGACAAG TGGGTTATAGACTCTGGTGCCACCTCAGATTGGAATATTGGCAGCACTCCTGACGCCCGTGGTCTGGCCTGCCTCAGGAAACATGGCATAGAAACAGATCACAGGGCACGACAG GTTACCAAAGATGACTTCATGACTTTTGATCACATTCTCTGCATGGACGAAAGCAACTTGAG AGATTTGAACAAGAAGGCAAGCAGCATAAAAAACAGCAAAGCCAAGATTGAGCTGCTCGGCTCCTATGATCCTGAAAAACAGCTTATTATCCAAGATCCGTACTAT GGGAGTGATAAAGACTTTGAGACGGTGTATGAACAGTGTGTGAGGTGTTGCAAAGCCTTCCTGGAGCAGcactcataa
- the acp1 gene encoding low molecular weight phosphotyrosine protein phosphatase isoform X2, translating into MAAPGGRSVLFVCLGNICRSPIAEAVFRKMATDTGVVDKWRIDSAATSTYEIGNPPDHRGQACMKRHGVSMRHVARQVTKDDFMTFDHILCMDESNLRDLNKKASSIKNSKAKIELLGSYDPEKQLIIQDPYYGSDKDFETVYEQCVRCCKAFLEQHS; encoded by the exons ATGGCGGCTCCCGGTGGAAGGTCGGTGTTATTCGTGTGCTTGG GGAATATTTGCAGATCCCCAATCGCTGAGGCTGTTTTCAGGAAGATGGCCACAGACACTGGGGTGGTGGACAAG TGGAGAATAGACAGTGCCGCCACGTCCACCTATGAAATCGGAAACCCCCCAGATCACCGTGGCCAGGCCTGCATGAAGAGACATGGCGTGTCTATGAGGCACGTGGCGCGGCAG GTTACCAAAGATGACTTCATGACTTTTGATCACATTCTCTGCATGGACGAAAGCAACTTGAG AGATTTGAACAAGAAGGCAAGCAGCATAAAAAACAGCAAAGCCAAGATTGAGCTGCTCGGCTCCTATGATCCTGAAAAACAGCTTATTATCCAAGATCCGTACTAT GGGAGTGATAAAGACTTTGAGACGGTGTATGAACAGTGTGTGAGGTGTTGCAAAGCCTTCCTGGAGCAGcactcataa